A window of the Zeugodacus cucurbitae isolate PBARC_wt_2022May chromosome 2, idZeuCucr1.2, whole genome shotgun sequence genome harbors these coding sequences:
- the LOC105217793 gene encoding glycine, alanine and asparagine-rich protein isoform X1, with product MYLKIYFLLLIIVSLQILTARGYIRQQSHRKNAKRMIPNLYTDFSLANEVSESGGNSGSGGSDNGEKCKNDGMGGGNAKQKATNIAQKAAKEAKAASDAQAAAGEAASMQVKAQLAEKAVAAAKAAEAALAGKQQIVQQLQNEVREAEAVVQEQSTSLQDAQQNVNAAMQAAQNAAQQLKTLTKAVVMAQTNVGNAETAAQGAQQEQAEKTQLLEAAKARVEQLLGQLSGARNDYAKTKEAAMKAAAAAHEAKQNANPAGRCGRSLATARFLAKRHRLLARRQRH from the exons ATGtatctgaaaatatattttttgctcttgATAATAGTCTCGTTACAGATATTGACGGCGCGAGGCTACATACGTCAG caGTCACATCGCAAGAATGCCAAACGAATGATTCCTAACCTCTACACCGACTTCTCGCTTGCTAACGAAGTGAGCGAAAGTGGTGGAAACAGTGGAAGTGGTGGAAGTGACAATGGTGAGAAATGCAAGAATGACGGTATGGGTGGCGGTAACGCCAAGCAGAAGGCGACCAATATCGCCCAGAAGGCGGCAAAAGAGGCCAAGGCCGCTTCAGATGCACAGGCGGCTGCCGGTGAAGCAGCCTCCATGCAAGTCAAGGCACAACTGGCCGAGAAAGCAGTTGCTGCCGCAAAGGCAGCTGAGGCTGCGCTCGCTGGCAAACAACAAATCGTACAACAACTGCAGAATGAAGTGCGCGAGGCCGAGGCGGTGGTGCAAGAGCAAAGCACTTCGTTGCAAGACGCACAACAAAATGTGAATGCCGCCATGCAAGCGGCGCAAAATGCCGCACAGCAGCTGAAGACACTTACGAAGGCGGTGGTTATGGCTCAGACGAATGTCGGCAATGCAGAGACGGCTGCGCAAGGCGCACAACAGGAGCAAGCTGAAAAGACTCAACTGCTGGAGGCCGCAAAGGCGCGTGTCGAACAGTTGTTGGGCCAGCTGAGTGGGGCGCGTAATGATTATGCCAAGACCAAGGAAGCTGCCATGAAAGCGGCTGCCGCAGCTCACGAAGCCAAACAAAATGCGAATCCGGCAGGTCGATGTGGCCGCTCCTTGGCAACAGCACGCTTTTTGGCCAAACGCCATCGCCTTTTGGCACGCAGGCAGCGACACTGA
- the LOC105217793 gene encoding glycine, alanine and asparagine-rich protein isoform X2, translated as MYLKIYFLLLIIVSLQILTARGYIRQSHRKNAKRMIPNLYTDFSLANEVSESGGNSGSGGSDNGEKCKNDGMGGGNAKQKATNIAQKAAKEAKAASDAQAAAGEAASMQVKAQLAEKAVAAAKAAEAALAGKQQIVQQLQNEVREAEAVVQEQSTSLQDAQQNVNAAMQAAQNAAQQLKTLTKAVVMAQTNVGNAETAAQGAQQEQAEKTQLLEAAKARVEQLLGQLSGARNDYAKTKEAAMKAAAAAHEAKQNANPAGRCGRSLATARFLAKRHRLLARRQRH; from the exons ATGtatctgaaaatatattttttgctcttgATAATAGTCTCGTTACAGATATTGACGGCGCGAGGCTACATACGTCAG TCACATCGCAAGAATGCCAAACGAATGATTCCTAACCTCTACACCGACTTCTCGCTTGCTAACGAAGTGAGCGAAAGTGGTGGAAACAGTGGAAGTGGTGGAAGTGACAATGGTGAGAAATGCAAGAATGACGGTATGGGTGGCGGTAACGCCAAGCAGAAGGCGACCAATATCGCCCAGAAGGCGGCAAAAGAGGCCAAGGCCGCTTCAGATGCACAGGCGGCTGCCGGTGAAGCAGCCTCCATGCAAGTCAAGGCACAACTGGCCGAGAAAGCAGTTGCTGCCGCAAAGGCAGCTGAGGCTGCGCTCGCTGGCAAACAACAAATCGTACAACAACTGCAGAATGAAGTGCGCGAGGCCGAGGCGGTGGTGCAAGAGCAAAGCACTTCGTTGCAAGACGCACAACAAAATGTGAATGCCGCCATGCAAGCGGCGCAAAATGCCGCACAGCAGCTGAAGACACTTACGAAGGCGGTGGTTATGGCTCAGACGAATGTCGGCAATGCAGAGACGGCTGCGCAAGGCGCACAACAGGAGCAAGCTGAAAAGACTCAACTGCTGGAGGCCGCAAAGGCGCGTGTCGAACAGTTGTTGGGCCAGCTGAGTGGGGCGCGTAATGATTATGCCAAGACCAAGGAAGCTGCCATGAAAGCGGCTGCCGCAGCTCACGAAGCCAAACAAAATGCGAATCCGGCAGGTCGATGTGGCCGCTCCTTGGCAACAGCACGCTTTTTGGCCAAACGCCATCGCCTTTTGGCACGCAGGCAGCGACACTGA